In a single window of the Esox lucius isolate fEsoLuc1 chromosome 22, fEsoLuc1.pri, whole genome shotgun sequence genome:
- the en1b gene encoding homeobox protein engrailed-1b, giving the protein MEAHKDQNSRDSEGESVSLSPNVPSPPILPHQAAQQVHRTTNFFIDNILRPDFGCKKELGSRERAQTSGRENVNPLVIRQSHASSLCQDSNCSSDSTSSSSSSSSSPSSKQSSTKQGEGNGSTTPRYGDATPIVVVNASNGGSPPVKESAPMLWPAWVYCTRYSDRPSSGPRTRKLKKKKNEKEDKRPRTAFTAEQLQRLKSEFQANRYITEQRRQSLATELNLNESQIKIWFQNKRAKIKKSNGYKNGLALQLMAQGLYNHSTTTVQEEKDDSE; this is encoded by the exons ATGGAAGCGCATAAGGATCAAAACAGCCGTGATTCTGAGGGAGAGAGCGTGTCCCTCTCCCCAAATGTACCATCTCCTCCAATTTTGCCCCATCAGGCAGCACAGCAAGTACATAGAACCACAAACTTTTTTATTGACAATATTTTGCGGCCAGACTTCGGCTGCAAGAAGGAGCTTGGGAGTCGGGAGCGGGCACAGACCTCGGGCAGAGAAAACGTCAACCCCTTGGTAATCAGGCAATCTCATGCGAGCAGCCTTTGCCAGGATTCCAATTGCAGTAGTGACAGCACTTCATCTTCGTCGTCTTCGTCGTCCTCGCCATCTTCGAAACAGAGCTCGACAAAACAAGGTGAAGGGAATGGGAGTACCACGCCGAGATATGGAGACGCCACGCCGATAGTGGTTGTGAATGCCAGTAATGGAGGATCTCCACCCGTTAAAGAATCCGCGCCGATGTTATGGCCCGCGTGGGTATACTGCACGAGATATTCGGATCGACCATCATCTG GCCCAAGGACACGGAAattgaaaaagaagaaaaacgaAAAAGAAGACAAGCGACCCAGAACAGCTTTTACGGCTGAGCAACTACAAAGACTTAAGTCCGAGTTTCAGGCAAATCGCTACATAACAGAACAACGGAGACAGTCACTCGCCACAGAACTGAATCTAAATGAATCCCAAATCAAAATTTGGTTTCAGAATAAAAGGGCCAAAATAAAAAAGTCGAATGGCTACAAGAATGGCCTGGCTCTCCAACTCATGGCTCAAGGACTGTACAACCATTCCACAACCACTGTCCAAGAGGAAAAGGATGATAGCGAATAA
- the LOC105022077 gene encoding complement C1q-like protein 2 has protein sequence MVLALIIAIPLLVQITKTSSHYEMMGTCRMICDPYGSKPASATAMELIQDLNAIPPPPMAQGSKGEMGRPGKPGPRGPPGEPGPPGPRGPPGERGYSGKIGYPAVTSGTIRTETNTDEVNTSVNTALSGTKIAFYVGLKNPHEGYEVLKFDDVVTNVGNQYDPTTGKFTCEVSGIYFFTYHVLMRGGDGTSMWADLCKNGQVRASAIAQDADQNYDYASNSVVLHLDSGDEIYVKLDGGKAHGGNNNKYSTFSGFILYPE, from the exons ATGGTGTTGGCCCTTATCATAGCAATACCACTGCTTGTGCAAATTACCAAAACGTCGTCTCACTATGAGATGATGGGCACCTGTCGTATGATCTGTGATCCGTACGGTTCGAAACCTGCGAGCGCTACGGCCATGGAGCTTATACAGGACCTGAACGCTATCCCCCCACCGCCAATGGCGCAAGGCTCTAAAGGTGAAATGGGGCGACCTGGAAAGCCGGGACCAAGAGGTCCACCTGGTGAGCCAGGACCACCCGGACCAAGAGGACCGCCCGGAGAGAGGGGCTATTCCGGGAAAATTGGTTACCCCGCGGTAACGTCTGGGACTATAAGGACCGAAACTAACACGGACGAGGTGAACACCTCCGTTAACACCGCACTCAGTGGCACAAAGATTGCGTTCTACGTAGGGTTGAAGAACCCTCACGAAGGATATGAGGTGCTTAAATTTGACGACGTCGTCACAAACGTGGGAAACCAATACGATCCAACCACCGGCAAGTTCACTTGCGAAGTGTCCGGAATATATTTTTTCACGTACCATGTGTTAATGCGAGGTGGTGATGGGACAAGCATGTGGGCAGACCTGTGCAAAAACGGACAG GTTCGGGCAAGTGCAATTGCGCAGGACGCGGACCAGAATTATGATTACGCGAGTAACAGCGTGGTTCTGCACCTGGACTCCGGAGACGAGATCTATGTGAAACTGGACGGCGGCAAAGCGCACGGAGGCAACAACAACAAGTACAGCACCTTCTCTGGATTCATTTTGTACCCAGAGTAA